The DNA segment GTTTGACTTTGCACACATTGGAACTAGTGAAACCCAACTTGTAGGCGCAGCGTCATCCTTAAAGAACACATCTAAGAAATATTCTGAACCGTTTTCTGTAGTTTAGGGTACGAGAGCTAAAGACGAGTAACAAGAAGCCAAGAAGCGAAAGCAAAAGACTTACGTCAGTAGCAAATATTGTCAGCTGTACGCTGTCCACTTGTAACATTCCCAGGTATACAGTATCACTGAGCGCCGCGGCATTAATATGGAACAGCGTGAATATGCAAGAGACACGAAACCGGCCGCTGCATCTATGACGGCATTAGCCTGTAGCTTTTCTTGGTTATGGGACATGGAACAGCGTCGCCTTGTGCAAGCAGTAATGACCCAGAGGCTGAAGAGGGAAGCACTAAGCAACGTAGCGGTATTCATAAACGTATAATCAAAAGGTGTTTCGTTGAACGAGTCAAATACGTTTGGGCATCGGCTTTCACACCAAATTATTTGAGAATAGGGTGGAGTTAACAAACCCTAAGAAGTAAAAATGTTGTGTTTAGCAAAGAGCTTGTACATGAACGTGTGTTGAAAGCGGAACGTCTGTCTGAAGCGTGAGCACGACTCTCTCAAACATTAAAGTAATAATGCTTTGGCCAAGACTAAGGTCCGCGTGAGCGACATTAAATTTGCCGCTAGATTCCTTTAGAGTCTTCGGACCATCCGGCCGGAACTGAACGTTGAAAACTATCTGCGAACGTTAAAATGAACACTGTCTGTGCAAGCTGTCGTTTGCAAATACAGttttaatttttctttcattttctcatACCTTTTCCGCTGCCGCATGAAACACTTGCCAGCTGAACATTTCCTCTAATAAAGAGCTCCGCCGTTCTTACTCCTCTAACTCTTCAGTggacctcgatataacgaattcgCACATCACAAATTATTTGTTATAAGGAAGTTATTGAAGAACAGCCTCGATAATTAACATGGTGTTGCgaatatacatttataacgaattttcggatataacgaagccaTTTTTGTGTCAGGCGCGACTTCGTTATAACGATGTTGGGCCGTATCCTCCATCTCTCCTCCGAAAAAGATGCCGCGCTGACACGGCTCAACGCGCATACGCGACACGAAACGAATTCTCCAGGGGGGTCTACGCCTCTaaactttccttcctccaaacGCAGGCCGCACAGCGGGGCTTCACACCGGTGGAGAACTACCCTCCGATCCCGTACTCCTTTAACTACGCCAACCAGGACGCCGAGGGTTCGCACACTCATGAAGAGAGCGGCGATGGCAGCGGACGGGTCCAGGGTCGCTACACCCTCTCGCTGGCCGACGGCCGCACTCGTACCGTCACCTACACGGCCGACGAGAACGGGTACCGCGCCGAGATCGTCACCAACGAGCAGGGAACCGAGTCCAAGAACCCCGCTGACGTCGTGATCCAGTCGAGCGCCCTGCCAGGACCCGAGGCCGCCATCGCCAACGAACCCAACCGGCTCAGGGGCTAGGCCTCCTATAAAGAGCTTCCCCCGCTGGCCACCTCCGCTTCCTGTGTGTGATTCTACGTATAACGATTACGGAAAACCCCCCCGACGCTTGTGTCCTGGCTCGTCGCGCGCGGCGTGCCCAGCCGGCGTTGTAAATTTTTCTTCCTCCTTCCCTGTCGACCTCTCCCCTCCCGCTGTGTTTTCCGTTGTCTCGGTGCTTTGTTCGTGTCTGTTGTGGTCTTTCTGTGTATCCTCGTGTGAGTGTTCGTCACGTCCCTGTTAGTTCGTACGTTTCCCACTGCGTCGTTCCCGCCTTTGTAGCGAGTAGATAAAACCGCCTGGTTGAGATTAAAAGTTACCGCTGCCTCAAGTTACAAGACAGGGTAATCGCCTTCTGTGATGGGTGCCTCgttttctcaatttctttttgtttcaatTGCATTCGCTATGGAAGCTGGTAGCTGCAGCCGCTGGTCTACGGCTTCTCGTTTGCGGGGAGTGTTATTAAACTCTCTTAAGCGAGATATCGTGTAGCATCCCTCCTTTCGTTCCTCGTACAGAACCTTATTCATCAACTCACGCGGTTGGCTCACTCGACGCTCCAACCATTCAGACGTTCTCGAGTGTTTTGTCCCAACTTGCCGAGTCACCTTGTCATCGCCACCCACTAAGCGCCTCGCATCAGCTATGTGCCCCCGCTACGGAAAAAACAACGGCTGCCCGGTGTTGTGAACTTTggttgtatttttttgttttgttgtgtttCGATGCGTGCTCAATAAACGATGTTACTCGTATACACATGGCTGATGGCTTCCTCAGCCTGCAGTTGATTTTTTATTCATCGCACAGTGTCTCTTCTGAGAGAGAACATTGGAGCGTACTGTGTATTTGTGACTgctaaaaagaaaatataaaaagatATAGACGGCG comes from the Rhipicephalus sanguineus isolate Rsan-2018 chromosome 6, BIME_Rsan_1.4, whole genome shotgun sequence genome and includes:
- the LOC119396422 gene encoding cuticle protein 10.9, translating into MSQCWRPIRDSRPLQAVVPPQQVCSGQLHHQLTAIMHKFVILLACICVAAAQRGFTPVENYPPIPYSFNYANQDAEGSHTHEESGDGSGRVQGRYTLSLADGRTRTVTYTADENGYRAEIVTNEQGTESKNPADVVIQSSALPGPEAAIANEPNRLRG